A window from Primulina huaijiensis isolate GDHJ02 chromosome 11, ASM1229523v2, whole genome shotgun sequence encodes these proteins:
- the LOC140988465 gene encoding axial regulator YABBY 1-like, whose protein sequence is MSSSSAFAPDHHHLSPSEQLCYVHCTFCDTVLAVSVPSTSLFKTVTVRCGHCTNLLSVNMRGLLLPAANQLHLGHSFFSPQNLLEEIRNSPSNMLNNQPNPNESFNLPVRGIDELPKPPVANRREILHSFILSYFIIGSLNCRDEIQRIKAGNPDISHREAFSAAAKNWAHFPHIHFGLMPDQPAKKQSVCQQEGDDVVLMKDGYLAPANVGVSPY, encoded by the exons ATGTCCTCTTCATCTGCTTTTGCACCGGACCACCACCACCTCTCTCCTTCGGAGCAGCTCTGTTACGTCCATTGCACCTTTTGTGATACTGTCCTCGCG GTGAGTGTTCCTAGCACAAGTTTGTTCAAGACTGTGACTGTTAGATGTGGTCATTGCACCAATCTTTTGTCTGTGAACATGCGCGGGTTGCTTCTCCCTGCGGCCAATCAGCTTCATCTTGGCCATTCATTTTTCTCTCCTCAGAATCTCCTG GAGGAGATTCGCAACTCGCCGTCGAATATGTTGAACAATCAGCCAAATCCAAACGAATCCTTTAACTTACCGGTTAGGGGAATCGACGAGCTTCCTAAGCCACCAGTTGCTAACCGACGTGAGATCCTTCACAGTTTTATtctatcatattttattattggatctttaaat TGCAGGGATGAAATCCAACGTATCAAAGCTGGAAACCCTGATATTAGCCACAGGGAAGCCTTTAGTGCTGCCGCAAAAAAT TGGGCACATTTTCCTCACATTCACTTCGGACTTATGCCTGATCAACCTGCGAAGAAACAGTCTGTCTGCCAACAG GAAGGAGACGATGTCGTCCTGATGAAAGATGGCTATCTTGCTCCAGCCAATGTTGGTGTTTCTCCCTATTAA
- the LOC140988894 gene encoding protein GRAVITROPIC IN THE LIGHT 1, which yields MAEFEGGPSPNPPLQFSDMFQKFALVFKSKTYELFAEESSSSADADADVFALLDSAEEFIPDQKVVVIKPDPSSGPDSSLTLLLRSLIPSLFATLSSFEASYLQFQTAHVPEVDEKALEVADRSIVAILQNLSAMRGFYIRRIRGLSCDFEFPAGSFFEFQVQENQSKLRALETMVNSLQSQIDVKDDEVKVLKKKLEKLRVLNADLSRKLGLKEGKMSSGIQVLLTIRVFEAMLSDSLKLVRFFAKLLIDLMKRAGWDLEMAANSVYSGLDYSKTEHFRYVFLSYICLGMFQNFDKSDFGLCDSEPVCNENGIKYSGNGVSESENNYYLKQLIEHVSSNPREILVKNPKSEFSQFCEMKYEELIHPKMECSIFSKLDGKEKVLDSWKSLSIFYESFVRMASSIWLLQKLAYSFSPTVEIFQVERGVEFSIVYMEDILGKSSFPVKTTPRVGFTVVPGFKVGRTVIQSQVYLMSQKCNDL from the coding sequence ATGGCAGAATTCGAAGGAGGCCCATCACCTAATCCGCCGCTTCAATTTTCTGATATGTTCCAGAAATTCGCCCTCGTTTTCAAGTCCAAAACGTACGAGCTCTTCGCTGAAGAGTCGTCCTCCTCTGCCGACGCGGACGCCGATGTTTTTGCGCTCCTGGATTCTGCCGAGGAATTTATCCCCGATCAAAAAGTAGTCGTTATCAAGCCCGACCCGAGTTCAGGCCCAGATTCTTCCTTGACCCTTTTACTCCGAAGTTTGATTCCTTCCCTATTCGCCACTCTCTCTTCCTTCGAAGCTTCTTATCTGCAGTTTCAAACTGCCCACGTTCCAGAGGTTGACGAAAAGGCTCTCGAGGTTGCTGATAGATCAATTGTTGCAATCCTCCAGAATTTGTCGGCAATGAGGGGTTTTTATATAAGACGGATTCGTGGGTTGAGTTGTGATTTTGAGTTTCCAGCAGGGTCGTTTTTCGAATTTCAGGTACAGGAGAATCAGAGCAAGCTAAGGGCATTGGAGACCATGGTGAACTCTTTGCAATCCCAAATCGATGTCAAGGATGATGAAGTAaaggttttgaaaaaaaaattggaaaaattaaGGGTACTCAATGCTGATTTATCTCGAAAATTAGGGCTCAAAGAGGGGAAAATGAGCTCGGGGATTCAGGTTCTGTTGACAATTCGAGTTTTTGAAGCAATGTTGAGTGATTCTTTGAAGTTGGTTCGTTTCTTTGCTAAGTTGTTGATAGATTTGATGAAGAGAGCTGGTTGGGATTTGGAAATGGCCGCGAATTCGGTTTACTCGGGTTTGGATTACTCGAAAACAGAGCATTTCAGGTATGTGTTTCTGTCCTATATTTGTTTGGGAATGttccaaaattttgataagAGTGATTTTGGATTATGTGATAGTGAACCTGTGTGTAATGAGAATGGCATCAAATACAGCGGCAATGGTGTAAGTGAGagtgaaaataattattatttgaagCAGTTGATCGAGCATGTTTCAAGTAATCCGAGGGAAATCTTGGTTAAGAATCCAAAATCTGAGTTCTCGCAGTTTTGTGAGATGAAGTATGAGGAACTTATTCACCCAAAAATGGAGTGCtctatttttagtaaattgGATGGGAAAGAGAAGGTGTTGGATTCTTGGAAATCATTGAGCATATTTTATGAGTCGTTTGTTAGGATGGCAAGCTCGATATGGCTACTTCAGAAGCTGGCATATTCATTTAGTCCCACGGTTGAAATATTTCAGGTTGAGAGAGGGGTCGAGTTTTCAATAGTTTATATGGAAGATATTTTGGGCAAATCTAGTTTTCCTGTGAAGACTACGCCGAGAGTTGGTTTCACCGTCGTTCCAGGGTTCAAAGTTGGTAGGACGGTCATTCAGTCGCAGGTTTATTTGATGAGCCAAAAGTGCAATGACTTGTGA
- the LOC140988650 gene encoding protein RGF1 INDUCIBLE TRANSCRIPTION FACTOR 1-like isoform X2, with amino-acid sequence MLDTSEIPRWLLALLREKFFNGCIIHEDSKKNEKNVFCLDCCEGICSHCFVHHPSHRLFQIRRYVYHNVIRLGDADKLMDCAQVQSYTTNNSKVVFLRERAQSRPGRGGGNLCISCDRNLQDSFLFCSLSCKLQHVLNSGCKVSDYLRKCEFLALPEPAFDEGQRTPDSVLEATGPGSSDSGSDYVGPSSLVGCPALTSTATTEVVRTKRSNLAGFRSDFNLGCEPVKEVSEVTLSRRKGTPHRSPFY; translated from the exons ATG TTGGATACTTCGGAGATTCCACGGTGGCTTTTGGCCCTTTTGCGGGAGAAATTCTTCAATGGGTGTATAATTCACGAGGATTCGAAGAAGAATGAAAAGAATGTTTTTTGTTTGGATTGCTGTGAGGGAATTTGCTCTCATTGCTTCGTTCATCATCCTTCTCACCGACTCTTTCAG ATACGGAGGTACGTCTATCATAATGTTATAAGGCTTGGGGATGCTGATAAATTAATGGACTGTGCTCAAGTGCAa TCTtatacaacaaataattcaaaagtaGTGTTTTTGAGAGAGAGAGCACAGTCGAGGCCAGGCAGAGGCGGCGGCAACTTGTGCATCAGCTGCGACAGGAACCTGCAAGACTCATTTCTCTTTTGCTCTCTTTCTTGCAAG CTTCAACATGTACTGAATAGTGGCTGCAAAGTTTCAGACTATCTCCGGAAGTGTGAATTTCTTGCATTGCCTGAACCGGCTTTTGATGAAGGCCAAAGGACACCCGATTCAGTGCTAGAAGCCACCGGCCCGGGAAGTTCAGACTCCGGTTCCGACTATGTCGGTCCAAGTAGTTTAGTGGGATGCCCAGCCCTCACCAGCACGGCTACCACGGAGGTTGTGAGGACGAAAAGAAGTAATCTTGCTGGATTCCGGTCTGATTTCAATCTGGGTTGTGAACCGGTTAAGGAAGTATCCGAAGTGACACTGAGCCGGAGGAAGGGAACCCCACATCGGTCTCCATTTTACTGA
- the LOC140988650 gene encoding protein RGF1 INDUCIBLE TRANSCRIPTION FACTOR 1-like isoform X1: MQLWFCSLQLDTSEIPRWLLALLREKFFNGCIIHEDSKKNEKNVFCLDCCEGICSHCFVHHPSHRLFQIRRYVYHNVIRLGDADKLMDCAQVQSYTTNNSKVVFLRERAQSRPGRGGGNLCISCDRNLQDSFLFCSLSCKLQHVLNSGCKVSDYLRKCEFLALPEPAFDEGQRTPDSVLEATGPGSSDSGSDYVGPSSLVGCPALTSTATTEVVRTKRSNLAGFRSDFNLGCEPVKEVSEVTLSRRKGTPHRSPFY, translated from the exons ATGCAACTTTGGTTCTGTTCTTTGCAGTTGGATACTTCGGAGATTCCACGGTGGCTTTTGGCCCTTTTGCGGGAGAAATTCTTCAATGGGTGTATAATTCACGAGGATTCGAAGAAGAATGAAAAGAATGTTTTTTGTTTGGATTGCTGTGAGGGAATTTGCTCTCATTGCTTCGTTCATCATCCTTCTCACCGACTCTTTCAG ATACGGAGGTACGTCTATCATAATGTTATAAGGCTTGGGGATGCTGATAAATTAATGGACTGTGCTCAAGTGCAa TCTtatacaacaaataattcaaaagtaGTGTTTTTGAGAGAGAGAGCACAGTCGAGGCCAGGCAGAGGCGGCGGCAACTTGTGCATCAGCTGCGACAGGAACCTGCAAGACTCATTTCTCTTTTGCTCTCTTTCTTGCAAG CTTCAACATGTACTGAATAGTGGCTGCAAAGTTTCAGACTATCTCCGGAAGTGTGAATTTCTTGCATTGCCTGAACCGGCTTTTGATGAAGGCCAAAGGACACCCGATTCAGTGCTAGAAGCCACCGGCCCGGGAAGTTCAGACTCCGGTTCCGACTATGTCGGTCCAAGTAGTTTAGTGGGATGCCCAGCCCTCACCAGCACGGCTACCACGGAGGTTGTGAGGACGAAAAGAAGTAATCTTGCTGGATTCCGGTCTGATTTCAATCTGGGTTGTGAACCGGTTAAGGAAGTATCCGAAGTGACACTGAGCCGGAGGAAGGGAACCCCACATCGGTCTCCATTTTACTGA